Genomic DNA from Neorhodopirellula lusitana:
CCGCGGGCATCTTGATAGCGTGATGGATGAATACGAATACATAGTGGTGGATTGCCCACCGAGCGCCACGGCGATGACCGAAACATCGCTGACGGCCAGTACCGAAGTTTTGATACCCATTCAGTGCGAGTACTTTGCCATGGTAGGCGTTGCTCAATTGATCGGGACCATCAAGAAGGTCATCACGGCAACCGACGGGCGTCTGACGTTCGGCGGGATCCTGTTGACGATGTACGACGAGTCGCTTGAGTTGACCCGCGAGATTGAGGATGAAGTCCGCGACTTCTTTGGTGATATCGTTTTCGAGAATGTCGTGCCCCGGGACGTCGCGTTAAGCGAGGCTCCCAGCCACGGCCAAACTGTCTTTCAATACGCACCGCGAAGTCGTGGAGCGTACGCTTATACTCAACTGTGCATGGAGGTGCTTCAGCGTGACTAGTGCAACGTCTCAGGGATCCGCATCGGATCGTTCGGCCGCCCGAGGTTCAGCTCGCGCCGGCGGAAAAGACCGTCGTCTCGGCAAAGGTCTAGCCGCGTTGCTGGGCACACCGGTTGATGAAGATGGCAACCCCATCGACGAACTGTCCACCTTCGATCGCAACGCTGGCAAGGCTGGTGCGTCGGGCGGTGGCGAGTCGAGTTCGGTGCAGTCGCTTGATCTTCCGATCGACGACATCCAGCCCAACCCGTTTCAGCCGCGTCGCGAATTCAATCCAGAAGAGATTGCATCGCTGGCGGAGAGCCTTAAGAATCATCAACAGTTGCAACCGGTCCTGGTTCGCATCGTTGACGGCAAGTACCAGTTGATCAGCGGTGAGCGTCGCTTGCGGGCGACGATCCACGCCGGTCTGAAAACGATCCGGGCCGAGGTGCGTGAGGCGGATGATCGTTTGGTTGCCGAGTTGGCGATCATCGAGAACCTGCAACGCAAGGACCTCAATCCGATCGAAAAGGCGATGTCGTTCAAACGCTACATCGACGAACACAAATGCAAACAAGACGATCTGGCTCGCCGGTTGAGTATCGACCGGAGCACGATTGCCAACCTGATGCGTCTGTTGGAATTGCCCGAATCGATTCTGGAAATGCTGACCGCTGGCGAGATCAGTGCAGGTCACGCTCGTGCGTTGCTGCCGATCGGTGAAGAGCAAGTTCAGTTGACGATGGCCAAACGAATCGCCGACGAGTCCATGAGCGTTCGGGCGACCGAGGGTGCAGTCAGCGAACTGTTGCGAGCCGAAGAGGATTCGGAGACCGGCTTGAAGGTGACGAACAAGTCACGTCAAAAACGCAAGCCGATTCCACCGCACATCGAAGCGATGCAGCAAGAGATGCGGATGGTCTTTGGGACCAAGGTGGAGATCAAGGCGTCGGCGAGAAGCCGCGGCAAGATCACGCTTCACTTCAGTGACGCGGAAGAGTTCGAGCGTCTGCGTGCGTTGCTTGGTAACGCATCGCGTCCACAACTTCGCGTCGCCGGCTAGCTGGTGAAGCTCACTTCGGTGAGCACTTCTTTCGGACAATCCCAAGAGCCTCGTCCGTCGCGAATTTCCGCGACGGACTCGCAGGCCAAGTTGGAGTCCAGGCTTCAGCCGTTTCGAGCATGTGCTCCCCACAACAGTTCACGACGGTTGTTGGTCATCGGTTTCTAGGTTGTGGGACCTTCGGTGTTGACCAAGCAAAGCCTTGCACACCAGCCAATGTTGGAGTCCAGGCTTCAGCCGTAACAAGCACGTGCTCCCCACATTAATTCACGACTGTTGTTGGTCATTGGTTGCTAGGTTGTGGACCTTCCGTGTTGACCAGGCAACGCCCTGTGCACCAGCGAAGTTCCGACTTCACGTATCAACGCAACGTTCCATCAGGGAGGAACTACCACTGACTACTTGAGTTCCACGAAGTTTCACGTGTCCTAGGGCTTTTGTAATTCCCTTCGGGTGGGTTGTATCTGTTCCGTTTGATCCTAGGTTGCTGACTTGTGCGGTCGCATCGTCCATGCCGCTTGCTCCTAGCGTGCCTGTTCGTTCAGTCCTGTGCATCACGCAGCCGTGCGAACGGATTCTGATTTTCGGTGACTGTGGCGACGATACCAGCTTCGACGACGAGACTGTTTGCACGGGGAACGTCGTCACTGCCGATCGGGCAAGTTGGGCAAAGAGTGCCCCGCACCAACCGCTCGATCGTCATCCCCACTTCACGAACGCGTACACCGGCAATGAGGCCGGCGGGCTTGGTTACGATGGACAAGGACGTCAAAAGAGCACTGCTGTTGTGGCCGGCGATCGCATCGACTGCGATTATCGCTGCCACCACGCTACCCTTGTGCTGGCATCAAAAAGAAAGTGGATCGTTCCGCAATGTCGCGACTGGCTCAAGAGCCGTGTCGTGCTTGGTGCGGATGACGGGTGCATGGCTGAACGAGCATCGTTCAGTAAGCCCGCTTGCGATTCCTTCCTTGGTGCACGAATCCATTGATCGTACCTGCCCGGATCAGCCGTTGATCGTGATGGACAAGTCGTTGGCCGAGTCGCCAATGTCGAAGTCCATCCGCACCGCCGCACGTGTTGGGCAACGGCCCGAGTGTGGCGTCCGCGGTTTGGCTTTGCCAACACGGTTGGAAAACGCGTGGAGTGCAAACACCCGCAACGAAGAAGGCGTTTCGTTGTTAGCGAAGGCGGACCTTGTTTCAAGCGACAAGGCTATCGCCCGCACCTTGTTGGCCCCTGTGTTGAACCCGGTGGCGGAGCTTGCAGGATTTTCGGGACTGGCATCCAATCACCCTCCCATGATGCCGTCACGTGAGGATGTTTCCTCCGTGGCACTCCCCTCCCGTCTTTCGCCCGGACTGGAAGATCCTTTTGCCGCCACCGGATCCGTTTCGCAACCAAGTTGGATGAACCAACTTGACCCTGTTGCCAGTTGGAACGCGATCGCCATCAACCAGGCCAACGCCCAGCAACCTCACTGCTTGAACGATCTGTTTGACCAACCCAGTCAGCCGTTGGTTCCCGACACGATGATTGCCGGGACGTTGATCCCCAAGTCGGTTAGCGTGTTGGCGAAGCCTGCGTTCGATGTGGCTAAAGTGGAAGCGGCGGATGCTCGTCGAGCGATTGAGTCGCCCGCCGCTGGGATGCGTTCATCCACCATGGTGGGTGGTCCCGCATCGTGGCCACAGCCAAAGCAACTTTCACGGGATCTAGCGATCATTGCGCAGAGTGCTGACTTGGCAAAGATGGTGACGTCGGGCAAACGCGAATCGTTGACGTCGGTGCAGTTGAAGATCGGGGAAGATGTATCGTCACGCGGAATCATCAACTCGTTGATTGCGGAAGGCAACGCCAGCCAAGCGAGTGGTCAAGGCGTGGGTTCCGTCCGGCGAC
This window encodes:
- a CDS encoding ParA family protein — encoded protein: MARIFSVVNQKGGVGKTTTSVNLSAALALGGHRTLLIDIDPQCNATNAVGHEPANHHAMIGETPLLESVLDTKTESLSVVPGSRRFQDADVMAAAGEDAAKRFRGHLDSVMDEYEYIVVDCPPSATAMTETSLTASTEVLIPIQCEYFAMVGVAQLIGTIKKVITATDGRLTFGGILLTMYDESLELTREIEDEVRDFFGDIVFENVVPRDVALSEAPSHGQTVFQYAPRSRGAYAYTQLCMEVLQRD
- a CDS encoding ParB/RepB/Spo0J family partition protein; the protein is MSTFDRNAGKAGASGGGESSSVQSLDLPIDDIQPNPFQPRREFNPEEIASLAESLKNHQQLQPVLVRIVDGKYQLISGERRLRATIHAGLKTIRAEVREADDRLVAELAIIENLQRKDLNPIEKAMSFKRYIDEHKCKQDDLARRLSIDRSTIANLMRLLELPESILEMLTAGEISAGHARALLPIGEEQVQLTMAKRIADESMSVRATEGAVSELLRAEEDSETGLKVTNKSRQKRKPIPPHIEAMQQEMRMVFGTKVEIKASARSRGKITLHFSDAEEFERLRALLGNASRPQLRVAG